In one window of Methanolobus mangrovi DNA:
- a CDS encoding DUF4349 domain-containing protein, translating to MKIKCSFTIIVLLLMATLVSGCMAVREETYSQSADIVTTEYYDDSSAKNMVSTEADYGGASSVSVDRKTITTVDMTIKVSDASAGVDEISKMAVASGGYVASSSVYDSYYDSNVGKAGYITVRVPESEYPLFLENVESLGEVTSKSVSAQDVTEEYIDITARLDNLERQETRLQEILNMTVTVEDVLSVEKELERVRGEIESLTGRLNYLEDRIEFSTINIHVTEPRPITRSWGIRDAISESVNGFISMVNALIVLVGYLLPLVIVVAVFGGTFVAVRRRIRR from the coding sequence ATGAAAATCAAATGTAGCTTTACAATAATTGTTCTTTTACTTATGGCGACTCTTGTCTCCGGATGCATGGCGGTCAGGGAAGAAACTTATTCGCAATCTGCAGATATTGTTACTACGGAATACTATGATGATTCTTCTGCAAAAAATATGGTTTCGACAGAAGCGGATTATGGTGGAGCTTCTTCAGTTTCGGTTGATCGCAAGACGATAACAACTGTTGATATGACAATAAAGGTCAGTGATGCTTCTGCAGGTGTGGATGAGATTTCAAAGATGGCAGTGGCTTCAGGTGGCTATGTTGCAAGTTCCTCGGTCTACGATTCATACTATGATTCAAATGTGGGCAAAGCAGGATACATTACGGTCAGGGTTCCTGAGTCTGAATATCCTTTATTCCTTGAGAATGTTGAATCCCTTGGTGAAGTTACTTCCAAGAGTGTAAGTGCCCAGGATGTCACAGAAGAGTATATCGATATAACTGCACGTCTGGATAATCTTGAAAGGCAGGAAACGCGTCTTCAGGAAATACTCAACATGACCGTAACGGTTGAAGATGTCCTGAGCGTGGAAAAAGAGCTTGAAAGGGTGCGTGGTGAGATAGAGAGTCTTACAGGAAGGCTGAATTATCTTGAAGACCGGATCGAGTTCTCAACAATCAACATACATGTCACAGAACCACGACCAATTACGCGTTCATGGGGTATCAGGGATGCGATATCAGAATCTGTAAATGGTTTTATCTCAATGGTAAATGCGTTGATAGTACTTGTGGGATACCTTCTTCCATTGGTTATCGTCGTTGCAGTTTTTGGCGGAACATTTGTTGCTGTAAGGAGAAGAATACGTAGATGA
- a CDS encoding ABC transporter substrate-binding protein — protein MNYKQTIKLTSTLFFVFALIAAVFISGCTEQPTEQEEGQAATITELTFGYQPSTHQIAYITARDKGWWAEDLAPYGIVEINDNLFPTGAPEMQSMLAGDIDVAYVGAAPVISALASGLDAKIVAAVQIQGSDIVLRTELPYESPEDLRGLKIATFPPGTIQDTLLKNWLKENGIDPEEDVEILGMGPGDAMTAISAGQVDAVFLPHPAPAMIESEGTGRSVVSSGEMLQDHACCVVAVSGELIREHPDIVQQIVETHVRATEYNSENLDEAAQIFADDQDWDVELVKQSLNEWDGTWVADPNLIINSTVDYAQVQYELGYISTPLTQDDIFDLSFYEALDQ, from the coding sequence GTGAATTACAAACAGACAATCAAATTAACTTCCACTTTATTCTTTGTCTTTGCTCTGATAGCAGCAGTATTCATCTCCGGATGTACTGAACAACCAACAGAGCAGGAAGAGGGACAGGCAGCAACAATCACAGAACTCACGTTTGGTTACCAGCCAAGCACTCATCAGATAGCATACATCACTGCAAGAGATAAAGGCTGGTGGGCCGAAGATCTTGCACCTTACGGAATAGTGGAGATCAATGACAATCTCTTCCCTACCGGAGCACCTGAAATGCAGTCCATGCTTGCAGGAGATATCGATGTTGCATATGTCGGTGCAGCACCTGTCATTTCAGCTCTTGCAAGTGGTCTGGATGCAAAGATCGTAGCTGCAGTCCAGATACAGGGTTCAGATATTGTACTTCGCACCGAGCTTCCTTATGAAAGCCCTGAAGATCTCAGAGGACTTAAAATTGCAACATTCCCTCCGGGAACAATTCAGGATACTCTACTTAAGAACTGGTTGAAAGAGAACGGTATTGACCCTGAAGAAGATGTAGAGATCCTTGGTATGGGTCCGGGAGATGCAATGACAGCTATTTCTGCAGGACAGGTTGATGCAGTTTTCCTTCCACACCCAGCTCCGGCAATGATCGAAAGTGAAGGTACAGGCAGGTCAGTTGTATCATCCGGTGAAATGCTTCAGGATCATGCATGTTGTGTTGTTGCAGTAAGTGGTGAGCTTATAAGAGAACACCCTGACATAGTTCAGCAGATCGTAGAAACTCATGTACGTGCAACCGAATACAATTCTGAGAATCTGGATGAAGCAGCACAGATATTTGCAGATGACCAGGATTGGGATGTAGAACTGGTAAAGCAGTCACTTAATGAATGGGATGGTACATGGGTTGCAGATCCAAATCTCATAATCAACTCCACTGTGGACTATGCACAGGTGCAGTATGAACTGGGATATATCAGCACCCCTCTTACACAGGATGACATATTTGATCTGAGCTTCTATGAAGCTCTAGATCAATAA
- a CDS encoding ABC transporter ATP-binding protein — MGTVKVRNVSRKFIKDGDSSTLALDNVSLEVADKEFVCFIGPSGCGKTTLLRIISGLDKPDSGELYLDDKKIDSPGPDRGMVFQEYSLFPWKSVIDNIIFGPIMGGAKKKDALEAAEKYLELVGLQQFRNSYPYELSGGMKQRVAIARALANEPSVLLMDEPFGALDAQTRNILQQELLEIWQKKHITILFVTHSVDEAVFLADKIVLMSARPGKIKEIIKVDLPRPRERTSLEANLLRDRILKSLLKEQGK; from the coding sequence ATGGGAACGGTAAAAGTAAGAAATGTTTCCCGTAAGTTCATAAAAGATGGTGATAGCTCCACACTTGCACTGGACAATGTCAGTCTGGAGGTGGCCGATAAGGAGTTTGTATGCTTTATAGGTCCTTCTGGTTGTGGAAAAACGACTTTGCTCAGGATAATATCAGGTCTGGATAAACCTGATAGTGGTGAACTCTATCTGGATGACAAGAAAATAGACTCCCCTGGTCCGGATAGGGGAATGGTTTTCCAGGAATATTCACTCTTTCCCTGGAAATCGGTGATCGATAACATTATCTTTGGTCCGATCATGGGCGGTGCTAAAAAGAAAGATGCGCTTGAAGCCGCTGAAAAATACCTTGAACTGGTTGGACTCCAGCAATTCAGGAACAGCTATCCATATGAGTTGTCAGGCGGCATGAAGCAAAGGGTGGCTATCGCAAGAGCTCTTGCAAACGAACCTTCCGTTCTGCTGATGGATGAACCTTTTGGGGCACTGGATGCTCAGACACGCAATATTCTCCAGCAGGAATTACTGGAAATATGGCAAAAAAAACACATTACGATCCTGTTTGTCACGCACAGTGTGGATGAGGCAGTGTTCCTGGCTGATAAAATAGTGTTGATGAGTGCACGTCCTGGAAAAATAAAGGAAATAATCAAGGTAGATCTTCCAAGGCCTCGTGAGAGAACAAGCCTTGAAGCAAATTTACTTCGTGACAGGATATTGAAGTCTCTCCTGAAGGAACAAGGTAAATAA
- a CDS encoding S-layer protein domain-containing protein, whose translation MLTGLALGLPGPVTSLAESSTGSDWILWTWINPTDSDFNQSVISIDGSEVATVSNTTTTYNATGLASGSHTILIATTNFTGVQGGTATDDASTASVSDTTGPAAVTSLAESSTGSDWILWTWTNPTDSDFNQSVISIDGSEVATVSNTTTTYNATGLASGSHTILILTKDLTGNDGGTATDDASTASVSDTTGPAAVTSLAESSTGSDWILWSWTNPTDSDFNQSVISIDGSEVATVSNTTTTYNATGLASGSHTILILTKDLTGNDGGTATDDASVDTPSGPDTTAPGSVTSLEVDEKGSNWIKWTWTNPTDSDFDYSMVYINNVFIENVSTEYYTTASNLSASTSYTIKLHTVDDSGNINTTDVTNTTSTYPQTYSTGDRIWEDDGEHSYTYTWDAKSFSGFFYDLESGLSSESMTISDIDSSLGDGDIVYETRPVETDFEHSEWGSYQIIGFMAEKYFAGYTVNTTIDGVEEVSMMSAGQLSKILIDDDEKESAYAGSSLTLEDGYELNIVEVDVNGNSVFVTLTKDGDELDSDVVAGGSDYVYKDDLGDADDVVILAVHFDEVFSGTETSAVFVEGIFQISDDYLELDDGESYGEMEITRIDEDLIEMENDGTVSLSKGKSITLMGKIKLIVADDNDVLRFAPYVDMSDPGTYELRGTVAEGSDKLTWTPLNFEGFYYDIDEGIQTERLELTSIDGRKIPAGALEYTSTAKSVEFEHSDWGKFDVIGFMAEKYFAGYNDNTDVDGVDDVSLISDGQLSKVLMDEDEKVSVYSGSSLILEEGYTLDIVEVDTNGERVLVELYQDGDEVDSGIVSSDADYVYETDLGDSDDVALIIIHFNEVFRGSESNAVFVEGIFQISEDYITLESGDTYGEMEVDTFNADSIEMSNEDAISLTRDKEIELMGDVGIKVADSNTLRYYPFVEVTTAASQTLEIDLSASTITEGDEITITVTARGASIGDATIKVEGTTIGTTDNDGELDYTPTEAGKLEITAEKDGYASGSEDLEVIDADDETKKMSIEVSPDEVYEGTSMTIFVLKAIGGDSVSGASVTFDGKSLGTTDSDGTITYTATEAGTHKLIATKSGLLEAELDLKVAELAANFEFSNLDISPLEIKQGKEATISVDIANTGTAAGDYTVDLKIDDVVVDSQLVSLSVGNSTTIEFTHVEEEPGTYEVKVGDLTTTYEVFEKSGTVFYVLGAIALAAVGGAAYLFTAGGWTVEIAQAKAAEAIEAVKELIGNLR comes from the coding sequence ATGCTCACAGGATTGGCATTAGGATTGCCAGGTCCTGTGACTAGTCTTGCTGAAAGTTCGACAGGTTCTGATTGGATTTTATGGACTTGGATCAATCCAACTGACTCCGATTTCAATCAATCTGTGATTTCTATAGATGGTAGTGAGGTAGCCACTGTATCAAATACAACTACCACCTACAATGCAACAGGATTGGCATCTGGTTCACACACTATTTTAATTGCTACTACAAATTTTACTGGTGTCCAAGGAGGCACTGCCACCGATGATGCAAGTACTGCATCAGTATCGGACACTACTGGTCCGGCTGCTGTGACCAGTCTTGCTGAAAGTTCAACAGGTTCTGATTGGATTTTATGGACTTGGACCAACCCAACTGACTCCGATTTCAATCAATCTGTGATTTCTATAGATGGTAGTGAGGTAGCCACTGTATCAAATACAACTACCACCTACAATGCAACAGGATTGGCATCTGGTTCACACACTATTTTAATTCTTACTAAGGATTTGACTGGCAACGATGGAGGCACTGCCACCGATGATGCAAGTACTGCATCAGTATCGGACACTACTGGTCCGGCTGCTGTGACCAGTCTTGCTGAAAGTTCAACAGGTTCTGATTGGATTTTATGGTCTTGGACCAATCCAACTGACTCCGATTTCAATCAATCTGTGATTTCTATAGATGGTAGTGAGGTAGCCACTGTATCAAATACAACTACCACCTACAATGCAACAGGATTGGCATCTGGTTCACACACTATTTTAATTCTTACTAAGGATTTGACTGGCAACGATGGAGGCACCGCCACTGATGATGCAAGTGTTGATACTCCTAGCGGACCTGATACAACTGCTCCAGGAAGCGTAACTTCCTTGGAAGTGGATGAGAAAGGAAGCAACTGGATAAAGTGGACATGGACTAACCCAACAGATTCTGATTTTGATTACAGTATGGTTTACATTAATAATGTCTTTATTGAAAATGTATCCACAGAATACTATACAACAGCAAGTAATCTGAGTGCAAGTACAAGTTACACTATAAAACTCCATACAGTTGATGATTCAGGTAACATCAATACTACTGATGTTACGAATACTACAAGCACATATCCACAAACATATTCAACGGGTGACCGAATATGGGAAGATGATGGCGAGCACTCATATACATATACTTGGGATGCAAAAAGTTTCTCCGGTTTCTTCTATGATCTGGAATCTGGATTGAGTTCTGAAAGTATGACAATATCCGATATTGACAGCTCATTGGGTGACGGTGACATCGTCTATGAGACAAGACCGGTTGAAACTGATTTCGAGCACAGTGAATGGGGTTCATATCAAATCATAGGTTTCATGGCAGAGAAATACTTTGCAGGATACACTGTTAACACTACAATTGATGGTGTTGAAGAAGTAAGCATGATGTCTGCAGGTCAGTTATCAAAGATTCTTATTGATGACGACGAGAAAGAGTCCGCATATGCTGGTTCATCACTCACTCTTGAAGATGGTTATGAGCTTAACATAGTTGAAGTTGATGTGAATGGTAACAGTGTATTTGTCACCCTTACAAAAGACGGTGATGAGCTGGACAGCGACGTAGTTGCCGGTGGTAGTGACTATGTCTATAAGGATGACCTCGGCGATGCTGATGATGTTGTAATACTTGCTGTTCACTTCGATGAGGTATTCAGTGGTACGGAAACAAGTGCTGTTTTCGTTGAAGGTATCTTCCAGATATCCGATGATTACCTTGAACTTGATGATGGGGAAAGTTATGGCGAGATGGAGATTACAAGGATTGATGAGGATTTAATAGAAATGGAAAATGATGGAACAGTTTCCCTTTCCAAAGGAAAGTCAATCACTCTCATGGGCAAGATTAAGCTCATAGTCGCTGATGACAATGATGTTCTCAGGTTTGCTCCCTATGTGGATATGTCAGACCCTGGTACATACGAACTTCGTGGTACTGTCGCAGAAGGCAGTGATAAGCTCACATGGACACCATTGAACTTTGAAGGTTTCTACTACGATATTGATGAAGGTATCCAGACAGAAAGACTTGAATTAACATCCATTGACGGCAGGAAAATACCTGCAGGTGCCCTTGAATATACAAGTACTGCCAAATCCGTTGAATTCGAACATTCCGACTGGGGTAAGTTCGATGTTATAGGTTTCATGGCTGAGAAGTATTTCGCAGGCTATAATGACAATACAGATGTTGATGGCGTGGATGATGTAAGTCTCATTTCCGATGGCCAGTTGTCCAAGGTCCTGATGGATGAGGATGAAAAGGTTTCAGTCTATTCAGGTTCATCACTGATTCTTGAAGAAGGCTACACTCTGGACATAGTAGAAGTTGATACAAATGGTGAGCGTGTACTCGTTGAACTGTATCAGGACGGGGACGAAGTAGATTCTGGCATTGTATCTTCAGACGCAGATTATGTCTATGAGACAGACCTTGGTGACTCAGATGATGTAGCTCTCATTATAATCCACTTTAATGAGGTCTTCAGGGGCAGTGAAAGTAATGCTGTTTTTGTTGAAGGTATCTTCCAGATTTCAGAGGATTACATTACCCTGGAAAGCGGTGACACCTATGGTGAGATGGAAGTAGACACCTTTAATGCTGATTCAATCGAGATGAGCAATGAGGATGCTATTTCACTTACAAGGGACAAGGAAATTGAATTGATGGGTGATGTGGGCATAAAGGTAGCAGACTCAAACACACTCAGATACTATCCTTTTGTTGAAGTAACAACTGCAGCTTCCCAGACACTGGAAATTGATCTGAGCGCTTCCACCATCACAGAAGGAGACGAAATAACTATCACTGTAACTGCACGTGGTGCATCAATTGGTGATGCTACTATCAAGGTAGAAGGCACAACGATTGGAACAACCGACAATGATGGTGAGCTGGATTATACTCCTACAGAAGCAGGCAAACTTGAGATTACAGCTGAGAAGGATGGGTATGCCTCTGGTTCAGAAGACCTTGAAGTTATAGATGCTGATGATGAGACCAAGAAGATGAGTATAGAAGTCTCACCTGATGAGGTTTACGAAGGCACATCTATGACTATCTTTGTTCTGAAAGCCATTGGCGGCGATTCCGTTTCAGGTGCATCAGTCACATTTGATGGCAAGTCTCTTGGTACCACTGATAGTGATGGTACTATAACCTACACTGCAACCGAAGCCGGTACTCACAAGCTCATTGCTACTAAATCAGGTCTTCTTGAAGCAGAGCTTGATCTGAAGGTCGCTGAGCTTGCAGCTAATTTTGAGTTCAGCAACCTGGATATCTCTCCTCTTGAAATAAAGCAGGGTAAAGAAGCTACTATCAGCGTCGACATTGCTAACACGGGTACCGCAGCAGGCGATTATACTGTGGACCTTAAGATTGATGATGTAGTCGTTGATTCACAGCTTGTAAGTCTCTCTGTTGGTAATTCTACTACAATTGAGTTCACTCATGTAGAGGAAGAGCCCGGAACATATGAGGTAAAAGTTGGTGACCTTACTACCACCTATGAAGTGTTTGAGAAATCCGGTACTGTATTCTACGTGCTCGGAGCGATCGCACTTGCAGCAGTGGGTGGGGCAGCCTATCTTTTCACAGCAGGTGGATGGACAGTAGAAATAGCACAGGCAAAAGCAGCTGAAGCAATTGAAGCAGTAAAAGAGTTGATCGGAAACCTCCGATAA
- a CDS encoding anaerobic ribonucleoside-triphosphate reductase activating protein, whose translation MKVNYGSTVPISTVDWHGKVSIVFFLRGCPYRCPYCQNHALLFESNLVDASVLEAEIKKSRPFVSSVVLSGGEPLMQKEAVIQLAKFAKKNGLLIGIHTNGYYPHVMAELIKEGLVDKFFIDVKAPLDDAESYAKAIGCNDYTDIHINPQVVIEKVAESIYLVLDNNVNLELRTTIIRDFMGSSDEVYNIARSINELTGRRDVTYVLQQGFAENAMLESLRDIKPLSRDELLELAPVAHEFLDNIYVRSKEKGNEKINFNSV comes from the coding sequence ATGAAAGTAAACTATGGGAGCACTGTTCCCATATCAACAGTAGATTGGCACGGGAAAGTGTCAATCGTCTTTTTTTTACGTGGTTGCCCTTACAGGTGTCCATACTGCCAGAACCATGCACTTCTTTTTGAATCCAATCTTGTAGATGCTTCAGTACTTGAAGCTGAAATAAAAAAATCCAGGCCCTTCGTCAGTAGTGTCGTTCTTTCCGGTGGGGAACCACTGATGCAGAAGGAAGCTGTGATTCAGCTCGCAAAATTTGCGAAAAAAAATGGATTGCTTATTGGTATTCATACCAATGGCTATTACCCTCATGTAATGGCTGAATTGATCAAAGAAGGTCTTGTGGATAAATTCTTTATAGATGTAAAAGCTCCGCTTGATGATGCTGAAAGCTATGCAAAGGCAATTGGCTGCAATGATTATACTGACATTCATATCAATCCGCAGGTAGTAATAGAAAAAGTAGCCGAATCAATCTATCTGGTTCTCGATAACAATGTTAACCTTGAGTTAAGGACAACCATCATCCGGGATTTCATGGGAAGTTCGGATGAAGTGTATAATATTGCAAGGTCAATTAATGAGCTTACAGGCAGACGTGATGTTACTTATGTCCTCCAGCAGGGTTTTGCTGAAAATGCCATGCTTGAATCTCTCAGGGATATCAAACCTTTAAGCAGGGATGAGCTTCTTGAACTTGCACCTGTTGCTCATGAGTTCCTGGATAATATCTATGTAAGGAGCAAAGAGAAAGGCAACGAAAAGATTAACTTCAACTCCGTTTGA
- a CDS encoding helix-turn-helix domain-containing protein, which produces MSAADKIIDAVFESDESFRKILSNTIKEELNMNMAEFAENAGIPASTLYKIMSGKREPNVKTLRHIIKTVKKLEGSEKGEFIAVIAARPVLDNISETKRKICGSLCTIREYSATSMEEAIIAAVRAERDGAKALVCAPIVSPTVEKILRIPVATIMPKNSLLEAIELVAKKIS; this is translated from the coding sequence ATGAGTGCTGCTGATAAAATAATAGATGCTGTTTTTGAATCTGACGAGAGTTTCAGGAAAATTCTTTCCAATACGATAAAGGAAGAACTGAATATGAATATGGCAGAGTTTGCCGAGAATGCAGGCATTCCTGCCAGTACTCTTTATAAAATTATGTCCGGAAAACGGGAACCAAATGTGAAAACACTGAGACACATAATAAAAACGGTTAAGAAACTTGAAGGTTCTGAAAAAGGTGAGTTCATTGCTGTTATTGCTGCCAGGCCAGTACTTGATAACATCAGTGAGACTAAAAGAAAGATATGCGGAAGTCTTTGCACAATCAGGGAATACTCAGCAACCTCTATGGAAGAGGCCATAATCGCTGCAGTTCGTGCTGAAAGAGATGGAGCAAAGGCGCTGGTATGTGCACCAATAGTAAGTCCCACAGTTGAGAAAATACTGAGAATACCTGTTGCCACAATAATGCCAAAGAACAGTCTTTTAGAAGCTATAGAGCTTGTGGCAAAAAAAATAAGTTAA
- a CDS encoding polymer-forming cytoskeletal protein — MSENSIKYHEDSNTFIAGKKSYFEEDTNIDGNFIVGAGSNFWKDLNVKGILKLGKGTFVKGNIKADEAIIGSNSEIKGNVEVSGELRILDTVEINGSAVAGKEMLVRPGCKIKSAKASSTMELVGKVSIKEIESGTKVIVRSE, encoded by the coding sequence ATGAGTGAAAATTCAATAAAATATCATGAGGATTCCAATACTTTTATTGCCGGCAAAAAGAGCTACTTTGAAGAAGATACCAACATTGATGGGAACTTCATAGTTGGAGCAGGTTCTAATTTCTGGAAGGATCTAAATGTGAAAGGGATCCTGAAACTTGGAAAAGGAACTTTTGTGAAAGGAAATATAAAAGCAGATGAGGCTATCATAGGTTCAAACTCAGAGATCAAAGGTAATGTCGAAGTGTCGGGTGAACTTAGGATATTAGATACTGTTGAGATAAATGGTTCTGCTGTTGCAGGAAAAGAAATGCTTGTACGCCCCGGCTGCAAAATAAAATCTGCAAAGGCAAGCAGCACAATGGAACTTGTCGGAAAAGTCAGTATAAAGGAAATAGAATCAGGAACTAAAGTAATTGTGCGTTCGGAATGA
- a CDS encoding ABC transporter permease, whose amino-acid sequence MIKKHLQALSEKSVEIVSIISAVILWQLIAVYIVQNKFYLPSFTDVTFAFLEIIAKDAKLSFLGLDYQLPVLLVDLLYSLMHFWIGLLSALIIGIPVGMIMGWFRTIDRIVDPLIEIIRPIPPLAWIPFAIIWIGLNPLAAGFLIFIGAVFPIIINTFTGFKSVSRVYVEAAKVLGCNTDRELIRYVALPYALPSIAAGIRIAMGVGWMCLVAAEMFGVSRNGLGYKIWHHYYLHNMDLVLVYMLILGFLGLLIDRLLRYYVDGKLLKWRKGVVI is encoded by the coding sequence ATGATAAAAAAACATCTTCAGGCCCTGAGTGAAAAAAGTGTGGAAATAGTATCTATAATCTCTGCGGTCATTCTCTGGCAACTCATAGCTGTTTACATTGTGCAGAACAAATTTTACCTGCCAAGTTTTACAGATGTTACTTTTGCATTCCTGGAAATTATAGCAAAAGATGCAAAATTAAGTTTCCTTGGTCTGGATTACCAACTTCCGGTCTTACTTGTAGACCTTCTTTATAGTCTTATGCATTTCTGGATAGGTCTGCTTTCTGCACTTATAATTGGCATTCCTGTAGGGATGATAATGGGATGGTTCCGCACGATCGATCGTATAGTCGATCCTTTGATAGAGATCATTCGCCCTATTCCGCCACTTGCCTGGATTCCCTTTGCCATCATATGGATTGGTCTCAATCCTCTTGCAGCAGGTTTTCTAATATTTATCGGTGCTGTCTTTCCAATTATAATAAACACTTTTACGGGTTTTAAGAGCGTCTCCCGCGTTTATGTGGAGGCGGCAAAGGTGTTGGGCTGTAACACTGACCGTGAATTGATCAGATATGTGGCTCTTCCTTATGCACTTCCTTCAATTGCTGCTGGTATCAGGATTGCCATGGGAGTTGGCTGGATGTGTCTCGTTGCCGCAGAAATGTTCGGTGTAAGCAGAAACGGTCTTGGTTACAAGATATGGCACCATTATTATCTGCACAACATGGACCTTGTACTTGTGTACATGCTGATACTTGGTTTCCTTGGATTGCTCATTGACAGGTTGCTGCGTTATTATGTAGATGGAAAGCTACTCAAATGGCGTAAAGGAGTCGTGATATAA
- the thiL gene encoding thiamine-phosphate kinase codes for MNGSTPVSEIGERSLIKRLSGIFNVGCNPDVRIGSGTDDCAVIDISEEEYMVITTDMLHRKTDFPLQMTPWQIGWMSAAVNFSDVASMGARPIGFLSAMGFSKDTDIAFVEGISKGMDDCAKFCGTSVIGGDIDTHDELTITGTALGKVKKSELLTRKGARVGDKVCVTGFAGSAGAALHAIEQNIDVPDSLLNKLLTPIPRVMDAMELARSGAVTCMMDTSDGLAMSLHDLADLNGVGFVIEEDALPIQAELSEFITYDTDILTEFALYTGGDFELLFTVSPEMLESAQSVCYLNVIGEVVGQEVGTVISCRNGQNLTINRKGYLQLGD; via the coding sequence ATGAATGGTTCTACTCCTGTATCTGAGATTGGTGAACGTTCACTGATAAAGCGTTTATCCGGTATTTTCAATGTTGGTTGTAATCCTGATGTTCGCATCGGATCAGGGACTGATGATTGTGCGGTTATCGATATTTCTGAAGAAGAGTATATGGTGATAACAACGGACATGCTGCATCGAAAAACAGATTTTCCTCTTCAGATGACTCCCTGGCAGATTGGATGGATGTCGGCTGCTGTAAATTTCAGTGACGTGGCATCAATGGGTGCACGTCCTATAGGTTTTCTTTCGGCCATGGGTTTTTCCAAGGATACTGACATCGCTTTTGTTGAGGGTATCTCAAAGGGGATGGATGATTGTGCCAAATTCTGTGGTACTTCCGTTATTGGTGGGGATATTGATACCCACGACGAACTGACAATTACAGGTACAGCACTTGGAAAAGTCAAAAAATCAGAACTGCTGACCCGAAAAGGTGCCAGAGTCGGTGACAAGGTCTGTGTTACAGGTTTTGCAGGCTCTGCCGGAGCCGCACTTCATGCTATAGAACAAAACATAGATGTTCCTGATAGCCTTCTCAATAAATTGCTCACACCAATCCCACGTGTCATGGATGCAATGGAACTTGCACGTTCAGGTGCTGTAACATGTATGATGGACACAAGTGACGGCCTTGCCATGTCCCTGCACGACCTTGCTGATCTTAATGGCGTAGGTTTCGTGATAGAAGAAGATGCTCTTCCCATACAGGCTGAACTCTCAGAATTCATTACATATGATACTGATATTCTGACAGAATTTGCACTTTACACAGGCGGGGATTTCGAGCTGCTTTTCACAGTTTCGCCTGAAATGTTAGAATCTGCTCAAAGCGTATGTTATTTAAATGTTATAGGTGAAGTAGTTGGTCAGGAAGTTGGTACTGTCATTAGTTGCCGTAACGGGCAAAACCTGACGATAAATCGTAAAGGTTATCTACAATTGGGGGATTAG